The Streptomyces sp. RKAG293 genome includes a region encoding these proteins:
- a CDS encoding DegT/DnrJ/EryC1/StrS aminotransferase family protein, whose amino-acid sequence MMDRQPLQALGIGVGDEVIVPSFAPESSAAAVVMVGATPVFADIDPRTYCLDPASVEAALTPRTSAVIAVHLFGHPAPMRELGELAARQGIALVEEEEPAGDVGEIARRRAHARFLDSALTGVIVPYVEPGAHHVYHHYTVRIPGNGRPDRDAFARALTRRGVRATVSVPTPVHRLAAHRSREVLPETERAAAQALSLPVHSGLTQRELTHIADACNALGGLL is encoded by the coding sequence ATGATGGACAGGCAGCCCCTGCAAGCTCTCGGTATCGGTGTGGGCGACGAGGTGATCGTGCCGTCCTTCGCCCCCGAGTCGTCCGCGGCGGCCGTGGTGATGGTGGGCGCGACCCCGGTGTTCGCCGATATCGACCCGCGGACGTACTGCCTCGACCCCGCCTCCGTGGAGGCCGCCCTGACCCCCAGGACGTCGGCCGTCATAGCAGTGCACCTCTTCGGCCACCCGGCGCCCATGCGCGAACTGGGCGAGCTGGCGGCGCGGCAGGGGATCGCGCTGGTCGAGGAGGAGGAGCCGGCGGGGGACGTGGGGGAGATCGCCCGGCGCCGCGCACACGCCCGCTTCCTGGACTCGGCGCTGACCGGCGTCATCGTGCCGTACGTCGAGCCGGGCGCGCACCACGTCTACCACCACTACACGGTGCGGATCCCGGGCAACGGCCGGCCCGACCGGGACGCCTTCGCCAGGGCGCTGACGAGGCGCGGAGTACGGGCGACCGTGAGCGTCCCGACGCCCGTGCACCGGCTCGCGGCGCACCGGTCCCGTGAGGTGCTGCCGGAGACCGAGAGGGCCGCCGCACAGGCCCTGTCGCTGCCGGTGCACTCGGGTCTCACCCAGCGGGAGTTGACGCATATCGCCGACGCCTGCAACGCCCTCGGTGGCCTGCTCTGA